One genomic window of Corynebacterium diphtheriae includes the following:
- a CDS encoding MMPL family transporter: MTQPIRELYQFGMAMMLGILIDTFIIRPLMAPAIVTLLGDRALLPAKPGQESREASMEPVPAS; this comes from the coding sequence ATGACGCAGCCCATCCGCGAGCTCTACCAATTCGGTATGGCCATGATGCTGGGCATTTTGATCGACACTTTTATCATCCGACCGCTCATGGCACCGGCAATCGTTACCCTCCTAGGCGATCGCGCGCTGCTGCCAGCGAAGCCAGGGCAGGAGAGCCGCGAGGCTTCTATGGAGCCTGTGCCTGCCTCATAA